The proteins below come from a single Miscanthus floridulus cultivar M001 chromosome 1, ASM1932011v1, whole genome shotgun sequence genomic window:
- the LOC136547832 gene encoding uncharacterized protein — MIRPRAFLSLCLPAVRFDRSFASASAGEGIMAAVSSVSVLPLAPLRPLPLRRATTASNVLEGGGRRASSPLLLARYGLRRGRPAAAAAAVAGEAELPLEEAEAAMRVAADDDSITATVVSVLLTVAFVGLSLLTLGVIYLLVQDFLQKREKEKFEKEEAERQKEEARKKRAKSRQKRRNY, encoded by the exons ATGATACGGCCCAGGGCCTTTCTTTCCCTCTGTCTTCCGGCCGTTCGTTTCGACCGTTCATTTGCTTCGGCGAGCGCCGGGGAGGGGATAATGGCAGCAGTGAGCTCGGTCTCTGTTCTGCCCCTCGCACCGCTGAGGCCTCTTCCATTGAGGCGTGCTACTACTGCTAGTAATGTgttggagggaggagggagaagggctTCGAGTCCCCTGCTCCTCGCGAGGTATGGGCTGCGGCGCGGACgcccggctgctgctgctgcggccgtGGCCGGCGAAGCGGAGTTGCCCCTCGAAGAGGCGGAGGCCGCGATGAGGGTggccgccgacgacgacagcatcACGGCCACGGTGGTGTCCGTGCTGCTCACGGTTGCGTTCGTCGGCCTCTCCCTCCTCACCCTCGGG GTGATCTACCTGTTGGTGCAGGACTTCTTGCAGAAGAGGGAAAAGGAGAAGTTTGAGAAGGAGGAGGCTGAGAGGCAGAAAGAGgaggcgaggaagaagagggctaaGTCCAGGCAGAAGAGAAGAAATTATTGA